One segment of Candidatus Nitrospira nitrosa DNA contains the following:
- a CDS encoding integrase core domain-containing protein, translated as MDTRTRIILAAELATQGLSVSAIAGQLERHRETIGLWLKAVRIEGLSVFLDRYAAAKTGPRPARQVPGAVKRLVWAIRAREYDCCGQKIQYFLAHEQHIHLSVPKIYEILAERYVLRPRGRTNQPRGVVPIATAPRAVIQMDTVVFGEVFAFTGVDIYTKEADVVLRTGLTSEDGAMFLRTAMTRRFTGPVQIIQTDGGSEFKGVFAQQVLQYCTRHRIARPYKKNEQAYIESFNRTLRKECLGWISYRVEELPTLQGEVRAFLDRYHYHRPHLGFTPMRPPLSPSREGPDGLSDIYGE; from the coding sequence ATGGACACAAGAACTCGGATCATTCTTGCAGCGGAACTGGCGACTCAAGGGCTCTCCGTTTCCGCGATCGCGGGCCAACTTGAGCGCCATCGAGAAACCATAGGACTCTGGCTGAAGGCGGTTCGAATCGAAGGACTCTCTGTCTTTCTGGATCGCTATGCTGCGGCCAAGACGGGGCCACGTCCGGCACGACAGGTCCCGGGAGCGGTCAAACGCCTTGTCTGGGCGATTCGCGCCCGTGAATACGACTGCTGTGGGCAGAAGATTCAGTACTTTCTGGCTCATGAACAGCATATCCATCTCTCTGTTCCCAAGATCTATGAAATCTTGGCTGAACGATACGTCTTACGGCCTCGGGGCCGGACCAATCAGCCACGCGGCGTTGTGCCGATTGCCACGGCTCCCCGCGCGGTCATTCAGATGGATACCGTGGTTTTTGGCGAGGTCTTCGCCTTTACCGGGGTGGACATCTATACGAAGGAAGCGGATGTCGTTCTGCGGACCGGACTAACAAGCGAGGATGGGGCCATGTTTTTGCGCACAGCCATGACTCGCCGCTTTACCGGGCCTGTGCAGATCATCCAGACCGATGGGGGCTCAGAGTTCAAAGGCGTGTTTGCCCAACAGGTGCTCCAGTATTGTACACGACATCGCATCGCCCGTCCCTATAAGAAGAACGAGCAGGCGTATATTGAGAGCTTCAATCGAACCCTGCGCAAGGAATGCTTGGGGTGGATCTCCTATCGAGTAGAAGAACTGCCCACACTCCAGGGCGAGGTGCGTGCATTTCTGGACCGGTATCACTATCATCGGCCGCATCTTGGATTCACCCCGATGCGACCGCCGTTATCGCCAAGCCGTGAAGGACCTGACGGACTGTCGGATATTTACGGAGAATAG
- a CDS encoding RNA recognition motif domain-containing protein, giving the protein MSLKLYVGGLPYAATESQLTTLFAEHGTVESARIVSDKFTGQSRGFGFVEMSTAEEGQAAITALNGSQMDGRSLTVNEAKPMEPRSGGGGRFSSGPKRSRF; this is encoded by the coding sequence ATGAGTTTAAAGTTATATGTCGGCGGATTGCCGTACGCGGCAACTGAGTCGCAACTGACCACCCTCTTTGCCGAACACGGGACCGTGGAGTCTGCCCGGATCGTCTCGGACAAGTTTACCGGCCAATCTCGCGGATTCGGCTTTGTCGAAATGTCGACCGCTGAAGAGGGGCAAGCCGCCATTACAGCCTTGAACGGGTCACAAATGGATGGTCGATCCTTAACCGTCAATGAGGCCAAACCGATGGAACCTCGGTCTGGGGGTGGTGGTCGTTTTAGCAGTGGTCCGAAGCGTAGCCGCTTCTAA
- a CDS encoding transposase, which translates to MAYKRSGPRRPHQLDWGALRRHVDDHPDRIQAERARHFQVSRYYIWNALRKLVVPHKKRRRYHGRGPLQRKRFLRRGKQPVYINEYGFLSSSTRRQGYAPKDQRVDGLVSGYRRPRTSLIAARMDGRLEEPYLFDGTYDTALFNAWLKTRLCPRLNAHHLVIMDNAVFHTSPETAQLIETTGATLLFLSSNSPDFNPINHDFAVLKKRREYQKTASLDEIIKAYQ; encoded by the coding sequence GTGGCCTACAAGCGATCCGGTCCACGGCGGCCCCACCAGCTGGATTGGGGTGCGTTGCGCCGTCATGTAGATGACCACCCTGATCGGATACAAGCAGAACGGGCTCGGCATTTCCAGGTCTCCCGATATTACATCTGGAACGCACTGCGAAAACTGGTGGTGCCCCATAAAAAAAGACGGAGGTACCACGGGCGCGGCCCGCTTCAACGAAAGCGGTTCCTCCGTCGCGGCAAACAGCCCGTCTACATCAATGAATATGGGTTTCTCTCGTCATCGACGCGGCGCCAGGGGTATGCACCAAAAGACCAGCGTGTAGACGGCTTGGTTTCTGGGTATCGACGGCCACGCACCTCGCTGATTGCTGCTCGCATGGACGGGCGACTCGAAGAACCGTACCTATTCGATGGAACCTACGATACAGCGCTCTTCAATGCCTGGCTCAAGACGAGGTTGTGCCCACGGCTGAATGCCCACCACCTCGTGATCATGGACAACGCCGTATTTCATACTTCGCCCGAAACAGCGCAGCTCATCGAGACAACTGGCGCCACGCTGCTGTTCCTGTCGTCGAATTCTCCCGACTTCAACCCGATCAACCACGACTTCGCCGTTCTGAAGAAACGCAGAGAGTATCAGAAAACCGCGTCCCTTGATGAAATCATCAAAGCCTATCAGTAA
- the ftsH gene encoding ATP-dependent zinc metalloprotease FtsH has translation MSRTEQQTGRNSRDSTSTPARRLQPADSGSGSRKNTEQANVPPGKTWLWFVFILVANFLLGRLLIPTPEAPITVPYTLFKQEVGKRNVAAIYSQGDTITGRFTTSIVYQPLGEKDSGSGGETKTKNEKNSIPGGEIKSTDDRGRSTGSLSQTISVFMTTLPAFVDPGLEQFLISNGVEISAKPIQEGANPWATIFFSFGPGLLFIGFYIWLFRRAAQQGGGMMGGGLMGMGKSRARRYDQEQTTKVTFEDVAGIDEAENELVEIVDFLKDTKKYTRLGGTAPKGVLLVGSPGTGKTLLAKAVAGEAGVPFFSMSAAEFVEMIVGVGAARVRDLFKEARENAPAIVFIDELDAIGRARGQMAIGGSSEQEQTLNQILTEMDGFSSRQGIIVLAATNQPDVLDKALLRPGRFDRRVVVNLPDKTGREAILKVHTRNVPLAQDAVLGNLAALTPGLSGADLKNLVNEAALLGARREQHEVHHKDFLDALEKIVLGPERPILMSRSDRERIAYHEGGHAILGLVVPGADPVNRVTIVPRGQALGVTYQRPDSDRYNYPEAYLRARLIGMLGGRAAEEIVYGTKTTGAENDIEQATGLARRMVTRWGMSERLGLVQLAPRENPYLTGLNGYGDAKPFSEETAKVIDAEVLKIIDESYSAARRLLTAHRKQLDMLAEALLARETLNELEILDVTGLPHAPALETGKLPDPDARSRSTDPSPGQPVA, from the coding sequence ATGAGCAGGACGGAACAGCAGACTGGCCGCAATAGCAGAGATTCCACATCCACACCTGCCAGACGCCTCCAACCAGCCGATAGTGGGTCTGGTTCCCGAAAGAATACGGAGCAGGCAAACGTGCCTCCGGGCAAGACATGGCTCTGGTTCGTATTCATCCTGGTCGCGAACTTCCTGCTTGGAAGGCTTCTGATCCCTACTCCGGAAGCGCCGATCACAGTGCCCTATACCCTCTTCAAGCAGGAAGTTGGAAAAAGAAACGTCGCGGCGATCTACAGTCAAGGGGACACTATTACGGGCCGATTCACAACTTCAATCGTATATCAGCCGTTGGGAGAAAAGGACTCGGGATCCGGCGGCGAGACGAAAACAAAGAATGAAAAGAATTCAATACCCGGCGGTGAGATCAAATCGACGGACGACCGCGGTAGAAGCACCGGTAGCCTGTCCCAAACAATCAGTGTGTTCATGACGACCTTGCCTGCTTTCGTAGACCCTGGCTTAGAACAATTCTTAATTTCGAACGGGGTCGAGATTAGTGCGAAACCTATTCAAGAAGGTGCGAACCCATGGGCAACGATCTTTTTTAGCTTCGGCCCGGGTCTGCTCTTCATCGGCTTTTATATCTGGCTCTTCCGTCGGGCTGCGCAACAAGGCGGTGGCATGATGGGCGGAGGTCTGATGGGCATGGGCAAGAGCAGAGCCCGCCGCTATGACCAGGAGCAAACGACGAAGGTGACCTTCGAAGATGTGGCCGGCATCGACGAAGCCGAAAATGAGCTGGTCGAGATCGTGGACTTTCTCAAGGATACCAAGAAATACACCCGCCTAGGAGGGACCGCTCCGAAAGGGGTGTTGCTGGTGGGCTCGCCGGGAACAGGGAAAACGCTTCTCGCAAAAGCTGTTGCAGGAGAAGCGGGGGTGCCCTTCTTCTCGATGAGCGCCGCGGAGTTTGTCGAGATGATCGTCGGAGTGGGCGCTGCGAGGGTGCGCGATCTCTTCAAGGAGGCACGTGAGAATGCTCCTGCGATCGTGTTCATCGACGAACTCGATGCCATCGGGCGCGCACGCGGGCAGATGGCAATCGGCGGATCCAGCGAACAGGAGCAAACGCTGAATCAAATCCTGACCGAGATGGACGGGTTCTCAAGTCGGCAAGGCATCATCGTCTTGGCGGCTACCAACCAGCCTGACGTATTAGACAAAGCCCTCCTGCGACCAGGACGATTCGACAGGCGGGTCGTGGTGAATCTCCCGGACAAGACAGGACGAGAGGCGATCCTGAAAGTCCACACCCGCAATGTCCCGCTCGCGCAGGACGCCGTACTGGGAAACCTAGCGGCCCTGACGCCGGGGCTCTCGGGGGCCGATCTGAAAAATCTCGTCAATGAAGCCGCCTTACTGGGAGCTCGCCGCGAGCAACACGAGGTCCATCACAAAGACTTTCTCGACGCGCTGGAGAAGATCGTGCTCGGCCCAGAGCGCCCGATTCTCATGAGCCGATCCGACCGGGAACGCATTGCCTATCATGAAGGGGGGCACGCCATTCTCGGACTCGTCGTGCCCGGCGCAGATCCAGTGAACCGGGTGACGATCGTGCCCCGCGGGCAGGCTCTTGGTGTCACCTATCAGCGCCCGGACAGTGACCGCTATAACTATCCGGAAGCCTATTTGCGCGCAAGGCTCATTGGAATGCTGGGAGGGCGTGCCGCGGAAGAAATTGTCTACGGGACCAAAACCACCGGGGCCGAAAACGACATCGAGCAAGCCACGGGTCTCGCCCGTCGAATGGTCACACGTTGGGGTATGAGTGAGCGGCTTGGCCTCGTGCAGCTCGCACCAAGGGAGAACCCTTATCTAACCGGCCTGAACGGTTACGGAGACGCGAAACCGTTCAGCGAAGAGACGGCTAAAGTCATCGACGCTGAGGTGCTCAAGATTATCGACGAGAGCTACAGCGCAGCCCGTCGGCTTCTCACCGCGCATCGCAAGCAACTTGATATGCTTGCCGAAGCCTTGCTTGCACGCGAGACACTCAACGAACTGGAGATTCTCGATGTGACCGGGCTCCCTCATGCTCCGGCCCTAGAGACTGGGAAGCTGCCCGATCCCGATGCCCGCAGCAGGAGCACTGACCCCTCTCCCGGGCAACCGGTGGCATGA